The Flavobacterium sp. 20NA77.7 genome includes the window CTCTTTATGCACCACCAGCAATTAAATTTGGTGTAAAAGGATATGTGTCTAAAAACATTGAGCTTCCAGAATTAGAAAAAGCTATTTTGAAAGTAGCAGGAGGAACTTCTGTTTACAGTGAAGAAGTGAAAGCAGCTATTGCTTTCATCAAAAAAACTAAAAAAGAGGATAGGTTATTTAAGAAATTATCTTCTCGAGAAATTGAAGTGCTTAAATATTTTAATGACGGAAAGAAAAATAAAGAGGTAGCAAAAATCTTAAATCTAGATGAAAAAACAATAAGTACGTATAAATTAAGATTGTTGCAAAAATTAAATGTAACTAACTTGGTTGATTTATTGAAAAAAGCTAAAGATTTAGCTATTATATAAAACGATTAAAATCGTGCTAAAACGCGACCTAGGTTTTTTGCAATCAATTTGGTAAGACCTAGATAATCCTTAATATTCGTTAATAATTCAGAATTATCTTCAGCACTATTTGAGGACACTGATTTTTTAGTGTCCTCAATTATTTTATGTACTAAAAACCATCGTAAGGTTAATAAAGTTTCATTAACATATTGAGCGATATTTTCCTCTTTTGGTTTTACAACAATTTGCTTGGTCTCCCATTTGTGTAAAGCATCACGTTCTTCAAGCATTAATATATCGGTAATTTTCTCTGCAATTTCTGCTTGTACTTGTGATAAATATTTGTCTATTTCAAAAAGTTCGTTTTGATTATGATACTGAATTAAATCATCAT containing:
- a CDS encoding response regulator transcription factor, whose protein sequence is MISICIADNSPVVHQGIKSYFVPNTEVSINAHVKNYSDLKKSLSKGKIDIVLLDVELNGLNSIITLRSLVNEYANVKFIIFTNVAESLYAPPAIKFGVKGYVSKNIELPELEKAILKVAGGTSVYSEEVKAAIAFIKKTKKEDRLFKKLSSREIEVLKYFNDGKKNKEVAKILNLDEKTISTYKLRLLQKLNVTNLVDLLKKAKDLAII